The region cacgagaaaatacatcgacatagttcaggatttgattcaagcgtacaatcacaattaccattccagcatcaaaatgaaacctgccgaggtcaacgaatccaattgcttcagagtatttaaaatCCTCTACGGACTGTTcacacctaaattaaagaaactaaatttcaagtttaaagttggtgatatcgttagaatttctcgtttaaaaagacagtttgagaaaggatacgagcaaaactttacggatgaatattttacaatctccgaaCGGATACCGAGAGAACCCCCAGTGTATAAATTACAAGACTATGATGGTGATAAAATTgagggaacattttatgaacccgagctacaaaagatcattatcggtaaggacaagacgtttaaaattgagaaaatcttgtctgaaaagacccgaaaccagaaaaaaatctgcctggtgaaatgggtgggttggcccgataaatttaatttgtgggttccggtcgaagacgtagttaacataacaaaaggatcgacgtgaacaaaactgaaaactatactcattaaaccatggaagagtgtggattctttgtgacccttccaagcaacgcgtctttggatatttaccctaataataagatcgcgcattacactactaaattcgccaaaccaatcgatttgaacggaatatgggaagtctcgctcgcagaggttcaatatatccagagttggtactcattaacggaggaagacagtatgtgtcatattattcagagggatggaaagagaacacaaaacagtaactttaatatcactccaggatattataaaaatatagatgaagtggttagtgaaatcaacaacaacataaagaaattggagctcggaatagagctattctataaccctatgaaaaataaaatacgcatcgtatcccaaaaacattttgcgttcaaagctaatggaaaattagcatatatgctcGGTATGAACCCCGGTGTTCCGATAACGGCCCGAGAACCAGAAGCGCCTAACCCCTCTGATATTCATGCAGGCTTTTatacgatgtatgtatatacagacgttatcgagtatcaacgagttggtgacagttttgctccgttactgagatgcgtacatataacgggtgaaaacaacaaagtcgtcacaattacttatgataagttgcattacgtacctctcaccaagaaccacattaccgatatagtaatcgaagtcaaaacggatcagaacaagcctataccttttatttacgggaaatttattgctaaactacactttagacccgctaaacattcgttccgtatgtaaaatgatggataggggctacgttcatccgcagacctacgtggattattatgtccaccaggctggaaatggtcttcctgggtttcaaggcgcccccaccatgtatgggtcggggctaggaggactgttcaagggtctttttagaatggcggttccgttcctcaaaaggggttttgctattgcaaagcctcatttaaaaacagctgctaaagggttcgtaagtgacgtattcaacaacattatgagcaagacacaagctcagaatcaagacGGATCGGGGCTTGCGTTGATTGCgtgtaaaaaatctaaaaggctcccagggcgtcgacatgtggttcctaataaaagacgtaaggttactaaaatcaagaacagtgtgaaaaagaccgagcagagaggcaacaggcacccttacatctctcacaagagaaatcggctgaacattttctaacatcatggcgttcttacacagtctatcctcagagtgtaccaagacagaattggatattttcacattaccttttacccaaacgagtatcgaaaagtacacttatgtcgaaataccaccactttccgctcttacagacaacgggcccctggagttctacgtggctggaaacggggaggattacctcgacttgaacaacacttttttacatctgacctgtaaaatcgtgaaccccgatggttccaatatagctaatgatgcaaaggttggggtcgttaactaccccgtagcctcacttttttcacaagtggatgtcatgctcggggatcgtcttatttctcaatctagcagtacatacccataccgtgctacctttgaaagtcttatcaactatggaaaagatacactggaaacacaattttgcaccgggctattctacaaagacacagcggggcatatggacgccacagacccggacggacgaaacgaaggcctcaaaaaaagggccagtttcagtgctgaaagcaacaccttcgacctgattggacacattcactcggatatattttttcaggataaacttttactgaacgggatcgatttgaggattaaaatggttcgcagcaaagctgaattctgtttgatgaaggaaggaaatgcaaatttcaatctgaaaatactcaacgcttctctttttgtgaagaaagtaactgtctcaccgtctgtaaaaatcagtcacggacaagcacttctcaccgccacagccaagtatccgatcgaaagagtctgtttgaagaccttcagtctagctgcagggagccgcatttgttcacaagagaaccttTTCCTCGGTCCCTTACCTAAAACCATAATCTTTGGGATGGTAGACAACGATGCCTTCAGCGGGtcgtacaataaaaacccttttaattttaaacattacgatGCAGAGTTTATCGCGCTGTACGTAGATGGTACGCAATATCCTGCAAAgccgtttcagcctgtttttcagtccggtaACGTGGTCCGTGAATTCCATTCTTTAATTTTTGCATCAGGAAAACAGCTGAAAGATCAGGCACTgtcgataaacagagaagagtacctgaacGGATATACTTTATTCGCTTTCAACCTGAATCCCGATGATgattgtgggcaacatttgtcattaataaaatcaggcaatatgcgattggaactcagatgttaattgttgcgggacgcgattaagctgcttataaaaggaatggctacactgagcaaaggcagaagaaatcctccggattgattaataactttcctttttctttcaacggaagctcttttatcagcaaatagtttgatccattttttttgtttttttaaaacccgatactgttttgtcgtcagtggtatgtttcccctgagcacgtttaaagctagttcacatatgctcaggatgagatctgtgggcgcatcgcgtaatatatcctttctccttcgggatggagacctgtgtaatgaattcagcaacgggagggtttttttcaatcactcagacatttgttgtcgatactttaaagttttttcttcttcttcagaacATACACAACCGGTTTCTCCCCCGGAAACAACCCTGAACGGAGATGAAGTTCTTCtggcgtttgtgctttcaggtcaacaaataaatacccgtaaggtctagagacggcatcgagaaagcattctaaaaaatacttgctgttacccggatacatttgacgagccagtatgctgatctgtaatttatctctagggtttttaaaaagaaccatgtagttggtgttcaggctgattgttctactggtctttccttgaaaaaacaagttttgaacgaggtagatgacgctcagatttctgtggtgtgtgtattttgtaaaaacCTTTTCTACTTCGTCATTTTTACTGGCGGATTCCATCAATTCATCGATTACCaaccaagttttttttatttggaggaaatagttcgtcatcacacaaagaatcagggattccttgaagaaaatttatttttattctggtcaataattcatcgtacagaggctgccaacacgtataacaccagacaatgttttccggaacaaccgacattgcctctttacagttttccaacagcattttgataaaaaaagattttccactattactcggtccacatacgatacatgaaaagggaagttgcatCCTAGCATCAAAAGCAGTCAagttcatattttcctttacaaaacacatcaacagaaactatatacacatatatacaagaatagtcttaatatccgtaagggagagttgtaaaatcagataataaaacacgcttatcgtacacaaccctgaaccttttcaactgtgatttgtttctcaaatgaaaccccATTTTATCTCTCACGATTTGGTTATGCGTGGTTACGAGATGACCGGTATGAGCcggatttttcactcgctcgtccaccagtactgttagtgatttcaaattgacaatttcagaattgatacaatttaaagtaatgcctttagctttcatggttgtttttcctttcatggttttgtaaccgtaggttttaggacctgcgcttacaaattccacgatttgatcgccatcatctagttcgctggtaagaccacccaagtaatcgcttaagggcggcatccagtcaccttccttacttttaaaaatgacgctatcggtgtctgtgtacaaacaacgctgatccaatcgatccatcaaattgtacagctcaagcctagcgtacgctgtagtgaaaatgccgatgaatacattagcgtttagcggtttaatcaatctctcgtctgcgtaacgccactgtaccatcgccacctcctcattcaaaaaagagaactgactcacattataaatattggagaacatgaactgtaaaaactcggcaggatcgcgaattaaggtcgtgtttgatctgtctggtctttgacacatcttaccccacaacgaatttagtgcgagtttagccacggatcttttggcaggattaacagtgataaatttcggatccaacgtaatcccttcgttctccttatatttgcgaaagtactcacgtttagatgattcatcaacgacccaggacggataacctgaactttcctgtttggtcttgaggaacattttaatatatctcgtaaaaagcttatcagaacttttaggaaagtgccacacttcaaacacttttagaattttgtaacctttttcgacggctttctcaatttcgatagatgcccatgttccggtaagagctctctcctgaACCGTATGATCGCATTGTTTTAACTGATGTTCGGCACACGTTCTACATAGAAgaaagaggagtttgctttttacacgaaatggtagaacaggtgcccacagacccctaggtggtaatacctttgctctaatgataccaaagtaatatttcagaggttgaaagtcacgataaatgatgatagggtgatcgatcgggtatgtctttgtcttatttacgaatGGGTAAAGCGAGGTAAAGTCTAAATAATCAATTCTCTCACCGGgttgagctacataatgcaagtttaacgcgtttgttcgaccgccgtaaagagcatctcgagggtttaaacgctcaggaaagtcaaagtcttttagaaaattttgcacgagattgtcgtttttcttcatttcattccactcgtgttcccacatcagagtgacttgcaaattgagagtgtcttgcaaattcttaattctctccatcaatttttgacggatatctccgaaggttgcgtttgatttggtaagaggatgcggggtcattgagggaaaacacttttcacagccgtgataaaaacacccaagaaactcaaaaaccttacggttttccccttcctcacagtaaccaGCTACGTAATAGGTACCGAACCTGACTTCACCTTCATTCAACGCGTGgcgaatgggtaggttttgcatttttgaaacgtattcgagccattgtatggaaggtgttgagtaagatttctgagtggtgatgtaattatcaagcggcagaatagctaaagtgtctttacgcaggaagttggttctaaagattttcatgcacacagatgcaatcgttatgcatttaaaaggatcgacctttgtactatccagaatttcttgtctgaaagctatacaaccctttctcaaaatttctacatcgttcacacagtattccgccatctctttcttgaaatcaaagactttgtcagaaaccgttctgtaccacttaaagaattcttctctatccttaggcatcatgccatctacaGCGTAAAACTTATGGTCAGGATACGGCCCTACGTAATGCTGATGTTCTACGGTGTttcagaaatggggaaaatagcctttcttgctttccgaaaaacccatggcttttgggatgctactcaatttcatgggtaagaacgatagactatcaatgtaggactgacgaaacgcggtatcgatgaaacacaaaattttaccgccttgcgctatgatttcgggtgtgattccttctttcactaaatggtttaacaaaaggtatgaatTGAACCCTCTAGCGTTATGGGCTATAAACTTGTATCCGTGGTATGCATTACAccgaaactttttaaagaaggcactgacgcaatcatccccttcagccacccactcctcacccttaaaatcaatacagcatatgaaattagctacatgtgttcctgtttcctgcctagtttcgaaatcgtaaaac is a window of Ictalurus punctatus breed USDA103 chromosome 4, Coco_2.0, whole genome shotgun sequence DNA encoding:
- the LOC128629540 gene encoding uncharacterized protein LOC128629540 codes for the protein MMPKDREEFFKWYRTVSDKVFDFKKEMAEYCVNDVEILRKGCIAFRQEILDSTKVDPFKCITIASVCMKIFRTNFLRKDTLAILPLDNYITTQKSYSTPSIQWLEYVSKMQNLPIRHALNEGEVRFGTYYVAGYCEEGENRKVFEFLGCFYHGCEKCFPSMTPHPLTKSNATFGDIRQKLMERIKNLQDTLNLQVTLMWEHEWNEMKKNDNLVQNFLKDFDFPERLNPRDALYGGRTNALNLHYVAQPGERIDYLDFTSLYPFVNKTKTYPIDHPIIIYRDFQPLKYYFGIIRAKVLPPRGLWAPVLPFRVKSKLLFLLCRTCAEHQLKQCDHTVQERALTGTWASIEIEKAVEKGYKILKVFEVWHFPKSSDKLFTRYIKMFLKTKQESSGYPSWVVDESSKREYFRKYKENEGITLDPKFITVNPAKRSVAKLALNSLWGKMCQRPDRSNTTLIRDPAEFLQFMFSNIYNVSQFSFLNEEVAMVQWRYADERLIKPLNANVFIGIFTTAYARLELYNLMDRLDQRCLYTDTDSVIFKSKEGDWMPPLSDYLGGLTSELDDGDQIVEFVSAGPKTYGYKTMKGKTTMKAKGITLNCINSEIVNLKSLTVLVDERVKNPAHTGHLVTTHNQIVRDKMGFHLRNKSQLKRFRVVYDKRVLLSDFTTLPYGY